A single region of the Labeo rohita strain BAU-BD-2019 chromosome 3, IGBB_LRoh.1.0, whole genome shotgun sequence genome encodes:
- the rpl23 gene encoding 60S ribosomal protein L23, whose protein sequence is MSKRGRGGSSGAKFRISLGLPVGAVINCADNTGAKNLYIISVKGIKGRLNRLPAAGVGDMVMATVKKGKPELRKKVHPAVVIRQRKSYRRKDGVFLYFEDNAGVIVNNKGEMKGSAITGPVAKECADLWPRIASNAGSIA, encoded by the exons GACGTGGTGGGTCATCGGGAGCCAAGTTCCGTATTTCACTGGGTCTCCCAGTGGGAGCGGTCATCAACTGCGCTGACAACACAG GTGCCAAGAACCTGTACATCATATCCGTCAAAGGCATCAAGGGTCGTCTGAACAGGCTCCCCGCTGCTGGTGTGGGCGACATGGTCATGGCCACAGTGAAGAAAGGCAAGCCAGAGCTCAGGAAAAAGG TGCATCCTGCGGTGGTGATACGACAGCGGAAGTCGTATCGGCGAAAAGACGGCGTGTTTCTATACTTTGAAGACAATGCAGGGGTCATAGTGAATAACAAAGGAGAAATGAAAG GCTCAGCTATCACGGGACCCGTAGCCAAGGAATGCGCAGACCTGTGGCCCAGGATTGCTTCCAATGCTGGTAGCATTGCCTGA
- the ccdc103 gene encoding coiled-coil domain-containing protein 103, which produces MEKSDMINFSSLEKELQAALEADRKYQRENDAKFRALNQNVASYEEFRDIVLASHLKPLDRKDISGAPRKQPWNPIAFDSKRESPLSEEVQPQLSEIKPRSASEFIRDWRRFAGSSLEKYSLLVSLGGKALQEIFRTEVGLGLLGDFLLILSQCLKSGDEEIVIGVLDGFSRTGRFGLNLSLLSQTEQKACEELFHKLQVAVGDSSDIKLKALMGKYGIQK; this is translated from the exons ATGGAGAAATCTGATATGATAAATTTCAGTTCTCTTGAAAAAGAGCTACAAGCGGCGCTGGAAGCGGACAGGAAGTATCAGAGGGAAAATGATGCCAAATTTCGCGCTTTGAACCAAAACGTAGCCAGTTATGAAGAATTCAG GGATATAGTACTTGCATCTCATTTAAAGCCCCTTGACAGAAAGGACATTTCTGGTGCGCCTCGAAAGCAGCCGTGGAATCCAATTGCTTTTGACTCAAAACGTGAAAGTCCTTTATCTGAGGAGGTCCAG CCACAGTTATCTGAGATCAAACCAAGAAGTGCATCAGAATTCATCCGTGACTGGCGCAGGTTTGCAGGAAGCTCATTGGAAAAGTACAGTCTCCTTGTGAGTCTGGGAGGCAAGGCTCTGCAGGAAATCTTCAGAACTGAAGTTGGCCTTGGTCTCCTAGGCGACTTCCTTCTGATTCTGTCACAATGTCTTAAATCAGGGGATGAGGAAATAGTGATTGGCGTGCTGGACGGTTTTTCCAGAACTGGACGTTTTGGCCTTAATCTGTCCCTACTTAGTCAGACGGAACAAAAAGCCTGTGAGGAGCTTTTCCACAAGCTGCAAGTTGCAGTTGGTGATTCTTCTGACATAAAACTGAAAGCATTAATGGGAAAATATGGGATCCAAAAATAG
- the LOC127157897 gene encoding Ig-like V-type domain-containing protein FAM187A, whose amino-acid sequence MLREVLAICFWAICPQLLSAYEAPEDKEDIFASRACPAFLVFDTAAFLADMTIELPCHCKPEETHSVVWYYQKQIGSMNTKVLTDFEGTKVVESSKVGRGSDLRSRFSIRLFSLVIFRVQKADSGHYICGTASGEFFYGYDVDVQEVCQVLFPWNVKSRTQVQAEPTGIKTEKFEVFTSYGSWSKCDRCDVQGEQMRVGLCYVKSIYLHVRYQRESDTVASCGSSAVPQQFGLSSSSYGAKLEVRNCHTPCPTKPTTSPERQALLKFLEFDDRGPSGVTIHFHNHPSDSDLVLTCPGTKPQYAVAWDKGSTPLYRSQYMEGMNKTSRVFIDTGHHLNFRPVQLEDKGSYFCWLQGELAAEIRLGVYLRLGRLRQISDPESVYALQVILVCYAGISAVFLLTVGVRFIWHISREETSADIDRT is encoded by the coding sequence ATGCTAAGAGAAGTGCTGGCCATTTGTTTTTGGGCCATCTGCCCACAGTTACTTTCAGCCTATGAGGCTCCTGAAGATAAGGAGGACATCTTTGCCAGCAGGGCCTGTCCTGCATTTCTTGTCTTTGACACTGCTGCCTTCCTAGCTGATATGACCATTGAACTTCCTTGTCACTGTAAACCAGAGGAGACTCATTCAGTAGTGTGGTACTATCAAAAACAAATTGGCTCCATGAACACCAAAGTCCTCACAGACTTTGAGGGCACCAAGGTGGTGGAATCATCCAAAGTTGGCAGAGGGTCAGATCTGCGCAGTCGCTTTTCCATCCGTTTGTTTAGTCTTGTCATCTTCAGGGTGCAGAAAGCTGACTCAGGGCACTATATCTGTGGCACGGCCTCTGGTGAATTCTTCTACGGCTATGATGTTGATGTCCAGGAGGTCTGTCAAGTTTTATTTCCTTGGAACGTCAAATCGAGGACTCAAGTACAAGCAGAGCCCACTggtataaaaacagaaaagtttgAAGTGTTCACCAGCTACGGGTCATGGTCTAAATGTGACCGATGCGACGTCCAGGGTGAGCAGATGCGCGTTGGACTTTGTTACGTCAAAAGCATTTACCTGCATGTACGTTATCAGCGTGAATCAGACACAGTTGCTTCCTGTGGTTCCTCAGCCGTTCCCCAACAGTTTGGACTTTCCAGCAGTAGCTACGGAGCCAAGCTTGAGGTGAGGAACTGTCACACCCCCTGTCCTACGAAACCTACAACATCTCCAGAGAGACAAGCTCTGCTGAAGTTCCTTGAGTTTGATGATCGAGGTCCTTCAGgtgtcaccattcactttcacaaCCACCCCTCAGACTCTGATCTGGTCTTGACCTGTCCTGGCACCAAACCACAGTACGCTGTGGCCTGGGATAAAGGTTCAACACCGCTTTATCGTTCTCAGTATATGGAGGGGATGAACAAGACGTCTCGTGTCTTTATTGACACCGGTCACCACCTAAACTTCAGACCTGTGCAGCTCGAGGACAAAGGCTCTTATTTCTGCTGGCTCCAAGGAGAACTGGCTGCAGAGATTAGACTGGGGGTGTATCTGCGCTTGGGACGTTTGCGTCAAATCTCAGACCCAGAGTCTGTCTATGCGCTACAAGTTATACTTGTTTGCTATGCTGGCATTTCTGCTGTGTTTCTCCTCACTGTGGGAGTCAGATTTATTTGGCACATAAGCAGGGAAGAAACTTCCGCAGATATTGACAGAACTTGA